A window of the Kineococcus mangrovi genome harbors these coding sequences:
- a CDS encoding endonuclease/exonuclease/phosphatase family protein has translation MSATPSAGGRAAARLRVATFNVRELLDDTVAVRELLRGLTPDVVCLQEVPTHVLARHRLGVLAADTGLWVAAAGPGGAGTAVLTATRVDVRAAGVRALPTPCRRGWRPVRRRGTAEAVVRVPLAGGWSAAVLVRSVHLGLEAGERFDHLSRLVPGAAVDGPLTGWRDAPTVLAGDLNEEPGGPVHQRLSTVLVDVAQAAGAAAPTFPARAPRRRLDVLLADRQLSVLQVRTPADHPGASDHLPVVADLLVPAGPR, from the coding sequence GTGAGCGCCACCCCGTCGGCCGGTGGACGGGCCGCGGCCCGGCTGCGGGTCGCCACCTTCAACGTCCGGGAGCTGCTCGACGACACCGTCGCCGTCCGCGAGCTCCTGCGCGGGCTCACCCCCGACGTCGTGTGCCTGCAGGAGGTGCCCACCCACGTCCTGGCCCGGCACCGCCTGGGTGTCCTGGCGGCCGACACGGGGCTGTGGGTCGCCGCCGCCGGGCCGGGAGGTGCCGGCACCGCCGTGCTGACGGCCACGCGCGTCGACGTCCGCGCCGCCGGGGTCCGCGCCCTGCCGACCCCGTGCCGTCGCGGGTGGAGGCCGGTCCGCCGTCGCGGCACGGCCGAGGCCGTCGTGCGGGTGCCGCTGGCCGGCGGCTGGTCGGCGGCGGTGCTGGTGCGCAGCGTCCACCTCGGCCTCGAGGCGGGGGAACGGTTCGACCACCTGTCCCGGCTCGTGCCCGGCGCCGCCGTCGACGGCCCGCTCACCGGCTGGCGCGACGCGCCCACGGTCCTCGCGGGCGATCTCAACGAGGAACCCGGTGGGCCGGTCCACCAGCGGTTGTCCACCGTGCTCGTGGACGTCGCGCAGGCCGCCGGCGCCGCGGCGCCGACGTTCCCCGCCCGGGCCCCGCGCCGCCGGCTGGACGTGCTGCTGGCCGACCGTCAGCTGTCGGTCCTGCAGGTGCGCACCCCGGCCGACCACCCGGGAGCCAGCGACCACCTGCCCGTCGTCGCGGACCTGCTCGTGCCCGCCGGACCCCGCTGA
- a CDS encoding lysophospholipid acyltransferase family protein produces MPRFPVLYWPIKLLVAEPLVTAVFRPWVRGLEHVPASGPAILASNHLSAADTVLLPTVVRRRVTFIAKADLFRGTGLKGRLTAGLLHGIGQLPVDRSGGRASSAAIDSAVSVLRGGELFGIYPEGTRSPDGRLYRGRTGVARIALASGAPVLPVAMVGTEDLLPTGRVLPKVRRVGVVIGEPLDFSRYAGRADDQLVVRSVTDEVMAAVQALSHQEYVDVYAERSRLRAELSRGTGVPAPATPSSGGPGGRAAPAGQAPRAGGPGGDAPGGGAAPR; encoded by the coding sequence GTGCCCCGGTTCCCGGTCCTGTACTGGCCGATCAAGCTCCTCGTCGCCGAACCGCTGGTCACCGCCGTCTTCCGGCCGTGGGTGCGCGGTCTCGAGCACGTCCCGGCCTCCGGTCCGGCGATCCTGGCGAGCAACCACCTGTCGGCCGCCGACACCGTGCTGCTGCCGACGGTGGTGCGCCGCCGCGTCACCTTCATCGCCAAGGCCGACCTCTTCCGGGGCACGGGCCTCAAGGGCCGCCTGACGGCCGGTCTCCTGCACGGCATCGGGCAGCTGCCCGTGGACCGGTCGGGGGGACGGGCGTCCTCGGCCGCGATCGACAGCGCGGTCTCGGTCCTGCGCGGGGGCGAGCTGTTCGGGATCTACCCCGAGGGGACGCGCTCACCGGACGGGCGCCTCTACCGCGGGCGCACGGGGGTGGCCCGCATCGCCCTGGCCTCCGGGGCACCCGTGCTGCCGGTCGCGATGGTCGGCACCGAGGACCTGCTGCCGACGGGCCGGGTGCTGCCCAAGGTGCGCCGCGTCGGGGTCGTCATCGGTGAGCCGCTGGACTTCTCCCGCTACGCCGGCCGCGCGGACGACCAGCTCGTCGTGCGCTCGGTCACCGACGAGGTCATGGCGGCCGTCCAGGCCCTGTCGCACCAGGAGTACGTCGACGTCTACGCCGAGCGCAGCCGCCTGCGCGCCGAGCTGTCGAGGGGGACCGGCGTCCCCGCACCGGCGACGCCGTCCTCCGGCGGGCCGGGCGGGCGCGCGGCCCCGGCCGGGCAGGCGCCGCGCGCCGGGGGGCCGGGCGGCGACGCGCCGGGCGGGGGTGCCGCGCCGCGCTGA
- a CDS encoding ROK family glucokinase yields the protein MATPRAPRTPRRRRAPDPRRVALQQRLRQQTRRVFIGDGPAVGVDIGGTKVAAGVVDGEGRVVAQLRRETPTTSPQGVEDTIAEVVEELAAHHDIVSVGIGAAGFVDAERANVLFAPHLAWRNEPLREAVERRVRTRLGRRVGRRTVVENDANAAAWAEYRFGAGRGESRLVCVTMGTGIGGGIVTQGRVVRGRYGIAGEFGHMIVVPGGHRCECGNRGCWEQYASGNALVREARELARSNSPVAHHLLDLAGGNPEAINGPMVTDAARAGDPAAVELFEDVGRWLGIGVANLAAALDPGTVVIGGGVSDADELLLGPCREAYRRTLTGRGFRPELTVVRASLGPAAGLVGAADLSRGWG from the coding sequence ATGGCCACCCCCCGCGCACCCCGCACCCCGCGTCGCCGGCGCGCGCCCGACCCCCGCCGGGTGGCGCTGCAGCAGCGGTTGCGGCAGCAGACGCGCCGCGTCTTCATCGGGGACGGTCCCGCCGTCGGGGTCGACATCGGGGGGACGAAGGTCGCCGCGGGCGTCGTGGACGGGGAGGGCCGCGTCGTCGCGCAGCTGCGCCGGGAGACCCCCACGACGAGCCCGCAGGGCGTGGAGGACACCATCGCCGAGGTCGTCGAGGAGCTCGCCGCCCACCACGACATCGTCTCCGTCGGCATCGGTGCGGCCGGCTTCGTCGACGCCGAGCGCGCCAACGTCCTCTTCGCCCCGCACCTGGCCTGGCGCAACGAGCCGCTGCGCGAGGCCGTCGAACGCCGCGTCCGCACCCGGCTCGGCCGGCGCGTGGGGCGGCGGACCGTCGTGGAGAACGACGCCAACGCCGCCGCCTGGGCCGAGTACCGCTTCGGCGCCGGCCGGGGGGAGTCCCGGCTCGTGTGCGTGACGATGGGCACCGGCATCGGCGGCGGGATCGTCACCCAGGGCCGCGTCGTGCGGGGGCGCTACGGCATCGCCGGCGAGTTCGGGCACATGATCGTCGTCCCCGGGGGGCACCGCTGCGAGTGCGGCAACCGCGGTTGCTGGGAGCAGTACGCCTCCGGCAACGCCCTCGTCCGGGAGGCCCGCGAGCTGGCCCGGTCGAACTCGCCCGTGGCCCACCACCTCCTCGACCTCGCCGGCGGCAACCCCGAGGCCATCAACGGCCCGATGGTCACCGACGCCGCCCGTGCCGGGGACCCGGCCGCCGTCGAGCTCTTCGAGGACGTCGGCCGCTGGCTGGGGATCGGCGTCGCCAACCTGGCCGCCGCCCTCGACCCGGGCACCGTCGTCATCGGCGGCGGGGTCTCCGACGCCGACGAGCTGCTGCTCGGTCCGTGCCGCGAGGCCTACCGGCGCACGCTCACCGGGCGCGGCTTCCGGCCCGAGCTGACCGTCGTGCGCGCGAGCCTGGGTCCGGCCGCCGGCCTGGTGGGGGCCGCGGACCTCTCGCGCGGCTGGGGGTGA
- a CDS encoding 6-phosphofructokinase: MRVGILTGGGDCPGLNAVVRAAVIAGTQRHGMGFVGFLDGWRGVLDGETVPLDEAAVRPLLGLGGTVLGSSRTNPFEGGAEQGVARVQEQLAALGVDALLAIGGEDTLGVATALHEAGVPVVGAPKTIDDDLSATDATFGFDTAVQTAVDACDRLRTTGASHHRAMIVEVMGRHAGWIALHTGMAAGAHVTLLPEEDVDLDAVGATLREVLARGEAPLVVVSEGARVHGDEAVRNAPRDAFGHVQLGGAGQALEHEVAARVPGLSTRVTVLGHLLRGGTPSAADRVLATRFGLSAIEALAAGDLGTMASLRGVDVVQVPLADATGVLRTVPESRRAETAGLRW; encoded by the coding sequence ATGCGGGTGGGGATCCTCACCGGGGGCGGCGACTGCCCCGGTCTGAACGCGGTCGTGCGTGCGGCGGTCATCGCGGGGACGCAGCGTCACGGCATGGGGTTCGTCGGGTTCCTCGACGGCTGGCGGGGCGTGCTGGACGGCGAGACGGTCCCCCTGGACGAGGCCGCCGTCCGGCCGCTGCTGGGCCTGGGCGGGACGGTCCTGGGCTCGTCGCGGACCAACCCGTTCGAGGGCGGCGCCGAGCAGGGCGTGGCCCGGGTGCAGGAGCAGCTGGCGGCGTTGGGCGTCGACGCGCTGCTGGCCATCGGCGGGGAGGACACCCTCGGCGTCGCGACGGCGCTGCACGAGGCGGGGGTCCCCGTCGTCGGTGCGCCCAAGACCATCGACGACGACCTGTCGGCCACCGACGCGACCTTCGGCTTCGACACCGCCGTCCAGACCGCGGTCGACGCGTGCGACCGCCTGCGGACGACGGGCGCCAGCCACCACCGGGCGATGATCGTGGAGGTCATGGGCCGGCACGCCGGCTGGATCGCGCTGCACACCGGGATGGCCGCGGGCGCCCACGTCACGCTGCTGCCCGAGGAGGACGTCGACCTCGACGCCGTGGGCGCGACGCTGCGCGAGGTGCTGGCCCGCGGCGAGGCGCCGCTCGTCGTCGTCAGCGAGGGCGCCAGGGTGCACGGCGACGAGGCCGTCAGGAACGCACCGCGGGACGCCTTCGGACACGTCCAGCTCGGCGGCGCGGGCCAGGCCCTGGAGCACGAGGTCGCCGCACGGGTGCCGGGGCTGTCCACGCGCGTCACGGTCCTGGGGCACCTGCTGCGCGGCGGGACGCCGTCGGCCGCCGACCGCGTCCTCGCGACGCGGTTCGGGCTGTCCGCGATCGAGGCCCTGGCCGCGGGGGACCTGGGGACCATGGCCTCGCTGCGCGGGGTCGACGTGGTGCAGGTGCCGCTCGCCGACGCGACCGGCGTCCTGCGAACGGTTCCCGAGAGCCGGCGCGCGGAGACGGCGGGCCTGCGCTGGTGA
- a CDS encoding Rv2175c family DNA-binding protein → MVAPLRADIAREKSTEGLDALVPAWLTVPDIAEQTGQDQRVVRRWLQERELVAVRRGERSVAQVPAAFVTDEGPLNHLKGTLSVLGDSGYTDVEALAWLFTPDDTLPGTPIDALRANRKTEVRRRAQALSF, encoded by the coding sequence GTGGTCGCACCGCTGAGAGCTGACATCGCCCGGGAGAAGAGCACCGAGGGGCTCGACGCCCTCGTCCCGGCCTGGCTGACCGTCCCCGACATCGCCGAGCAGACCGGCCAGGACCAGCGCGTCGTGCGCCGCTGGCTGCAGGAGCGCGAGCTCGTCGCCGTCCGCCGCGGTGAGCGTTCGGTCGCCCAGGTACCGGCCGCGTTCGTCACCGACGAGGGGCCGCTGAACCACCTCAAGGGGACCCTGTCGGTCCTGGGGGACTCGGGGTACACCGACGTGGAGGCGCTGGCCTGGCTCTTCACGCCCGACGACACCCTGCCCGGGACGCCCATCGACGCCCTGCGGGCCAACCGCAAGACCGAGGTCCGGCGGCGGGCCCAGGCCCTCAGCTTCTGA
- a CDS encoding LysM peptidoglycan-binding domain-containing protein, which translates to MADETPDTPTQSSRRGRWLTAALVGAAAPTALVPAAHAAAAAGETVVTVRAGDTVGAIAAAHGSTVEAVVAANGLGEDAFVVEGQQLRVPGPQSTATGGSYTVQDGDTLSHIAVAQGTTVGALREANGLAADGFIRAGQELTLPGGGSPARTSGGGTTTGEGSYTVRAGDTLSHIALRTGVSVSDLVALNALDETGFIVEGQTLRTGGTARSAEPSQPATQAPTVSDAVSVNRARIRASEQPGKAEMREIIRSTAVRLGVDPSLALAIGMQESGFQMKVVSHANAIGAMQVIPSSGEWASDLLGEPIDLFDARDNAKAGVAILRTLVANNPPDVAIASYYQGQASVRSRGMYDDTRRYVANVQTLQARFR; encoded by the coding sequence ATGGCCGACGAGACCCCCGACACCCCGACCCAGAGCTCGCGGCGCGGCCGGTGGCTGACCGCCGCGCTGGTCGGTGCCGCCGCCCCCACCGCCCTCGTCCCGGCCGCGCACGCCGCCGCGGCCGCGGGCGAGACCGTCGTGACGGTGCGGGCCGGGGACACCGTGGGGGCCATCGCCGCCGCGCACGGCAGCACCGTCGAGGCCGTCGTGGCGGCCAACGGGCTGGGTGAGGACGCCTTCGTCGTCGAGGGTCAGCAGCTGCGCGTGCCCGGACCGCAGAGCACGGCCACGGGCGGGTCCTACACCGTGCAGGACGGCGACACCCTGTCCCACATCGCGGTGGCCCAGGGCACGACCGTCGGCGCGCTGCGCGAGGCCAACGGCCTGGCGGCCGACGGTTTCATCCGCGCCGGTCAGGAGCTGACCCTGCCCGGGGGCGGTTCACCCGCCCGCACGTCGGGCGGCGGGACCACGACGGGCGAGGGCTCCTACACCGTCCGGGCCGGTGACACGCTGTCCCACATCGCGCTGCGGACGGGGGTGAGCGTCAGCGACCTGGTGGCGCTCAACGCTCTCGACGAGACCGGTTTCATCGTCGAGGGCCAGACGCTGCGCACGGGCGGGACGGCCCGGTCCGCCGAGCCCTCCCAGCCGGCCACCCAGGCCCCCACCGTCTCCGACGCGGTGTCCGTCAACCGTGCCCGGATCCGGGCGAGCGAGCAGCCGGGCAAGGCGGAGATGCGCGAGATCATCCGCTCCACGGCCGTGCGCCTGGGGGTGGACCCCTCCCTGGCCCTCGCGATCGGGATGCAGGAGTCCGGCTTCCAGATGAAGGTCGTCTCCCACGCCAACGCGATCGGCGCCATGCAGGTCATCCCGAGCTCCGGGGAGTGGGCCTCGGACCTGCTCGGGGAGCCGATCGACCTCTTCGACGCCCGCGACAACGCCAAGGCCGGGGTCGCGATCCTGCGCACCCTCGTGGCGAACAACCCGCCGGACGTGGCGATCGCGTCCTACTACCAGGGTCAGGCGTCCGTCCGGTCCCGCGGGATGTACGACGACACGCGCCGCTACGTGGCGAACGTCCAGACGCTGCAGGCGCGCTTCCGCTGA
- a CDS encoding phytoene/squalene synthase family protein yields MIPRSSAVCLDAAAQDDPALLDPDLREAFETCRLLHAEHGKTYYLATLLLPPAKRPYVWALYGFARYADEFVDSLTDPDPDALVRWSDDFLASLDVQDAAEPVGRAMAATMRRWDLPREHVEAFLESMRMDITTTGYATYEDLRHYVYGSAAVIGLEMLPILEPLTPDAAPRARALGEAFQLTNFVRDVGEDLDRGRVYFPAEDLDRFGLTREDLFAARAAGTTPRAVRDLLAFEAARTRELYDYAEPGLDMVHPTSRDCLRTAYLLYGGILGEVETAGYDVLSRRVKVGVGRRLAVAVPGLVRARLARRDEARWTTAS; encoded by the coding sequence GTGATCCCCCGCAGCAGCGCCGTCTGCCTCGACGCCGCCGCGCAGGACGACCCGGCCCTGCTGGACCCCGACCTGCGCGAGGCGTTCGAGACGTGCCGCCTCCTGCACGCCGAGCACGGCAAGACGTACTACCTCGCCACGCTGCTCCTGCCGCCGGCCAAGCGGCCGTACGTGTGGGCGCTGTACGGGTTCGCCCGGTACGCCGACGAGTTCGTCGACTCCCTGACGGACCCGGACCCGGACGCGCTCGTGCGCTGGTCGGACGACTTCCTCGCCTCCCTCGACGTGCAGGACGCCGCCGAACCGGTGGGCCGGGCCATGGCCGCGACCATGCGGCGCTGGGACCTGCCGCGCGAGCACGTCGAGGCGTTCCTGGAGTCCATGCGGATGGACATCACGACGACCGGGTACGCCACCTACGAGGACCTGCGCCACTACGTGTACGGCTCGGCGGCCGTCATCGGGCTGGAGATGCTGCCGATCCTCGAACCGCTGACCCCGGACGCCGCGCCGCGCGCGCGTGCGCTCGGTGAGGCGTTCCAGCTGACGAACTTCGTCCGCGACGTCGGGGAGGACCTCGACCGGGGTCGCGTCTACTTCCCGGCCGAGGACCTCGACCGCTTCGGCCTGACCCGCGAGGACCTCTTCGCGGCGCGGGCCGCGGGCACGACCCCGCGGGCGGTGCGCGACCTGCTGGCGTTCGAGGCCGCCCGGACGCGCGAGCTCTACGACTACGCCGAGCCGGGGCTGGACATGGTCCACCCGACGTCCCGCGACTGCCTGCGGACGGCCTACCTGCTCTACGGCGGCATCCTCGGCGAGGTCGAGACCGCCGGCTACGACGTGCTGTCGCGGCGGGTCAAGGTCGGGGTGGGGCGGCGGCTGGCCGTCGCCGTGCCGGGCCTGGTCCGGGCGCGCTTGGCCCGCCGGGACGAGGCGCGCTGGACGACGGCGTCGTGA
- a CDS encoding class II 3-deoxy-7-phosphoheptulonate synthase: MPGQSSTSWPDLPAAQQPQWPDAAALAEVQAELASYPPLVFAGEADQLRAQLAEAARGEAFLLQGGDCAETFAGATADGIRRRLKTMLQMSAVLTYGASLPVIKVGRMAGQFSKPRSSNDETRDGVTLPAYRGDAVNDYAFTPQARIPDPQRLLRAYHTSSATLNLIRAFTTGGYADLRKVHEWNRGFAATAANQEYEALARDIDKAMKFMIACGADFDALKSVDFFASHEALLLDYERPLTRTLDEEPPLSEPVGSDVRQGGPYDVSAHMVWIGERTRQLDGAHVDFAARIRNPVGIKLGPKTSVEDALALVEKVDPYREPGRLTFITRMGASTIREALPALVEGVTRAGAQVTWVCDPMHGNTITSTSGYKTRRFDDVVDEVRGFFEVHRALGTVPGGLHVELTGDDVTECLGGAFDIDDAALATRYESLCDPRLNHQQSLELAFLAAEMLSQR, translated from the coding sequence ATCCCGGGTCAGTCCAGCACCAGCTGGCCGGACCTGCCCGCCGCCCAGCAGCCGCAGTGGCCGGACGCCGCCGCGCTGGCCGAGGTGCAGGCGGAACTCGCGTCGTACCCGCCCCTCGTGTTCGCCGGGGAGGCCGACCAGCTGCGCGCGCAGCTGGCCGAGGCGGCCCGCGGCGAGGCGTTCCTGCTCCAGGGCGGGGACTGCGCCGAGACGTTCGCCGGTGCGACGGCCGACGGCATCCGCCGCCGGCTCAAGACGATGCTGCAGATGTCGGCCGTCCTCACCTACGGCGCGAGCCTGCCGGTGATCAAGGTCGGCCGGATGGCCGGGCAGTTCTCCAAGCCGCGCTCCAGCAACGACGAGACGCGCGACGGGGTCACGTTGCCGGCCTACCGCGGGGACGCCGTCAACGACTACGCCTTCACCCCGCAGGCGCGGATCCCGGACCCGCAGCGGCTGCTGCGCGCCTACCACACGTCCTCGGCGACGCTGAACCTCATCCGCGCCTTCACCACCGGCGGCTACGCGGACCTGCGCAAGGTCCACGAGTGGAACCGCGGCTTCGCGGCGACGGCGGCCAACCAGGAGTACGAGGCGCTGGCGCGCGACATCGACAAGGCCATGAAGTTCATGATCGCCTGCGGTGCGGACTTCGACGCCCTCAAGTCGGTCGACTTCTTCGCCAGCCACGAGGCCCTGCTGCTCGACTACGAGCGGCCGTTGACCCGCACCCTGGACGAGGAACCGCCGCTGAGCGAGCCCGTCGGCAGCGACGTGCGCCAGGGCGGTCCCTACGACGTCTCCGCGCACATGGTGTGGATCGGGGAGCGCACCCGTCAGCTCGACGGCGCGCACGTGGACTTCGCGGCGAGGATCCGCAACCCCGTCGGCATCAAGCTGGGCCCGAAGACGTCCGTCGAGGACGCTCTCGCGCTCGTCGAGAAGGTCGACCCGTACCGCGAGCCGGGCCGGCTGACCTTCATCACGCGCATGGGGGCCTCGACGATCCGCGAGGCGCTGCCCGCGCTCGTCGAGGGCGTCACCCGCGCCGGGGCGCAGGTCACGTGGGTCTGCGACCCCATGCACGGCAACACGATCACCTCGACCAGCGGGTACAAGACGCGCCGGTTCGACGACGTCGTGGACGAGGTGCGCGGGTTCTTCGAGGTGCACCGCGCGTTGGGCACCGTGCCTGGCGGCCTGCACGTGGAGCTCACGGGCGACGACGTCACCGAGTGCCTCGGTGGCGCGTTCGACATCGACGACGCGGCCCTGGCGACCCGCTACGAGTCGCTGTGCGACCCGCGGCTGAACCACCAGCAGTCCCTGGAGCTGGCGTTCCTCGCGGCGGAGATGCTCTCGCAGCGCTGA
- the pknB gene encoding Stk1 family PASTA domain-containing Ser/Thr kinase translates to MDATLSDPLVGRRLDGRYHVLGRVGRGGMGVVYRAEDERLDRAVALKVLRADLAHDPTARSRFVREAKSAARLTHPGIVAVLDQGVDHEGGTETAYLVMELVDGRTLRDVVLDKGALTPGEALGVTADVLDALAEAHRKGVLHRDVKTANVLVADDGRVKVADFGLARAASTGGQSTTVGMGDLMGTAEYLAPEQLEAGEPDARSDVYGVGVMLYEMLTGAPPFTGDSPFTIAYKHVHEPVPPPSAKAPGLPKALDALVLDALAKDPDERPADAGEMLEQLRAVRSSLTPQQLGARAPRPAAPAAPGSTTRIGTVATGTTSTTGTADDGAAPEGHRSRRGLLVGIVLLVLALVAGLSWYSLAGPGAYTTTPAVAGKSPQEAQSILQAAGLDVTEEQGFSDTVPAGLVAASDPGEGERVRKDGTVTLVVSRGIEQFPVPDVVRAPRSAAEDRLRETGLAVGAISQEFSEDVPEGAVIRADPTVGQVVDHDTPVALVVSRGREPIEVPDVVDQPQDAATTAITDRGLAVGSVDQQVSETVPKGQVISQTPADGTLFRGDAVELVVSSGPPLVPVPEVQGKNVDAVTQQLQGLGFQVARNNILGGVFGTVRSSDPAAGQRVPKGSTITLTVV, encoded by the coding sequence GTGGACGCGACCCTCTCCGACCCGCTCGTCGGACGACGCCTGGACGGTCGGTACCACGTCCTGGGGCGCGTCGGGCGCGGGGGCATGGGGGTCGTCTACCGGGCCGAGGACGAGCGGCTCGACCGCGCCGTCGCCCTGAAGGTGCTGCGCGCCGACCTCGCCCACGACCCGACCGCGCGCTCCCGGTTCGTGCGCGAGGCCAAGTCCGCCGCCCGCCTGACGCACCCGGGCATCGTGGCCGTCCTGGACCAGGGCGTCGACCACGAGGGCGGCACGGAGACGGCCTACCTGGTCATGGAGCTCGTCGACGGCCGCACGCTGCGCGACGTCGTCCTCGACAAGGGCGCCCTGACTCCCGGTGAGGCCCTGGGCGTGACGGCGGACGTCCTCGACGCGCTCGCCGAGGCGCACCGCAAGGGCGTCCTGCACCGCGACGTCAAGACGGCCAACGTCCTCGTCGCCGACGACGGGCGGGTCAAGGTCGCCGACTTCGGCCTGGCCCGGGCGGCCTCGACGGGCGGGCAGAGCACCACCGTCGGCATGGGCGACCTCATGGGCACCGCCGAGTACCTGGCCCCCGAGCAGCTGGAGGCGGGCGAGCCGGACGCGCGCAGCGACGTCTACGGCGTCGGCGTCATGCTCTACGAGATGCTCACCGGCGCCCCGCCGTTCACCGGGGACAGCCCCTTCACGATCGCCTACAAGCACGTCCACGAGCCGGTCCCGCCGCCGTCGGCGAAGGCGCCGGGACTGCCGAAGGCGCTCGACGCGCTCGTGCTCGACGCCCTCGCCAAGGACCCCGACGAACGCCCCGCCGACGCCGGGGAGATGCTCGAGCAGCTGCGGGCCGTGCGGTCCTCGCTGACCCCCCAGCAGCTCGGCGCCCGTGCCCCCCGGCCCGCGGCACCGGCCGCGCCGGGCAGCACGACCCGCATCGGGACCGTCGCCACGGGCACGACGAGCACGACGGGCACGGCGGACGACGGGGCCGCCCCGGAGGGCCACCGGTCCCGCCGCGGCCTGCTGGTCGGGATCGTGCTGCTCGTCCTGGCCCTCGTCGCGGGCCTCTCCTGGTACTCCCTGGCCGGTCCCGGCGCCTACACGACGACGCCCGCCGTGGCCGGGAAGTCGCCGCAGGAGGCGCAGTCGATCCTGCAGGCGGCCGGGCTCGACGTGACCGAGGAGCAGGGGTTCAGCGACACCGTCCCCGCCGGGCTCGTCGCCGCCAGCGATCCCGGCGAGGGTGAGCGCGTCCGCAAGGACGGCACCGTGACGCTCGTCGTCAGCCGCGGGATCGAGCAGTTCCCCGTGCCGGACGTCGTGCGGGCCCCCCGGTCCGCCGCCGAGGACCGGCTCCGCGAGACGGGGCTGGCCGTCGGCGCGATCAGCCAGGAGTTCAGCGAGGACGTGCCGGAAGGCGCCGTCATCCGCGCCGACCCCACCGTCGGGCAGGTCGTGGACCACGACACGCCCGTCGCTCTGGTCGTGTCCCGGGGCCGGGAGCCCATCGAGGTGCCGGACGTGGTCGACCAGCCGCAGGACGCGGCGACCACGGCGATCACCGACCGGGGCCTGGCCGTCGGGTCCGTCGACCAGCAGGTCAGCGAGACCGTGCCGAAGGGGCAGGTCATCTCCCAGACCCCCGCCGACGGCACCCTCTTCCGCGGCGACGCCGTCGAGCTCGTCGTGTCCTCCGGCCCGCCGCTCGTGCCGGTGCCCGAGGTCCAGGGCAAGAACGTCGACGCGGTGACCCAGCAGCTGCAGGGGTTGGGTTTCCAGGTGGCGCGCAACAACATCCTCGGCGGTGTCTTCGGCACCGTGCGCAGCAGCGACCCCGCCGCCGGGCAGCGCGTCCCCAAGGGCTCGACCATCACCCTGACCGTGGTCTGA